In the Cucurbita pepo subsp. pepo cultivar mu-cu-16 chromosome LG17, ASM280686v2, whole genome shotgun sequence genome, GAGGTCCAACATATCGCTGGCATCTTTGAcccgattttattttttttcatattatttgaattaaaaataaaaaaaatattgtcgTTTGCGGACATTTTAAGCAAGCATGTTactttattcctaaaatacttCTATTTGTTATAATTGTGAGATGGAAATcaatatgaataaattattctgtttttaaaaaagctATTTATTAATGAgttttacaaataatttataatttttttacattaatttttatttatttgttgccaattttaatataatgcTCAATATCGTNAAACCCTCTAAATAATTTCAGAATTAAtcaaaaagatataataaaaatttgaatagatAATTATACGAACATGATCTTTCATATGATTACCATATGCTGATcgtgaaaatataatttttaaattaaaatatttcaatattaagaGTAagataactatttaaaaatctaaatttattcacattctaaatactattttaaattaatgtaatttcaTAGTTCACTGATTCAAATTTCGCACCTAATAACCTCGATATTCCCTGTATATATGGTCACGTTATTTACTCACTATCCATATAAACTAACACGAGTCATTTCAGcatattttgtcttcactcccgtcaaatttaaaatatgtcatCCAACATGATCGAGtaaatgtaaagaaaaatacaccttattggtatagatagtaatcttcaattcttttttttagtcgTCATATTTTTATGACTACTTTCATTCGAATATAGTcctgtaaaaataattttttaataaattttaaacttaaaatatatattatattatttggtGAATTAATGTCcacccaaataaaaataaaaaaaatccttcacATTCTTAAATGACTTAAATGCCCCCCAAATAATTTGCCTAATTCTTCCAACCacccattaatttttttaataccttATTTTTAATGTCATCTTTAATAATAGTCgtaataaaagtttaatacaTTTCGCtcgatttattaaaaataatttattaataataacatGATTAAACATGGGTATGCATTAAAACGACATAAATGATCAAAAGACCAAAATGACCATGATTTTTTTCGGGTTTaattgaaagaattaatatttttaaaataaattttaatttcataaactaaaaccaaaataaataaataaataaatagaaggcTGAAATGGAGTAATAGTAACGGATAGATTAGGAGCAAAGCCCTCACGTGCTTTTCTCCAAACTTCCAACTCAGCAAAATCAACGGAAATGGGCAATTTGGTCATTTCACTATGACACGCTCCAcctatataaataatttttcccCCAATTCTTTCAAAATAAACGCGCGAAATCGACCCTTTCTCCCGCGCACTTCCTCTCTCATTTATCCCAattaacccttttttttttcttctccatctctctctctatcacGATTCCCTCCGCCGCCGCTATGGAGCGTTTCCACCACCCCCAGAGCGGCGCCACCACCACTAACAACTCCGATCTCAAGCGCGGCAAGAAGCGTGGAAGCTATAACTGTGGCCGATGTGGCCTCCCTAAGAAAGGCCATGTTTGTAACCTTACTCCTTCAACTACCAATACCGCTACCACTTCCCCTCCCACTACCGATTCTTCCAATTCCGCTCGCTGTTCCACTATTGACCCCTCATCTCACGTTCATCTACGCCGTGCCCTCTCCTTTGATGATGCTGATGACCTCCGCAGCGGCTTCCACTCTGATTTCGATGACATTGACGAGGCTGAGCCGGTCTTTGATTATCCCGATATCGATCCGGATTCCTCTGGATGCTTGCCTGCGAGTTGTCTTTGGGAGATTTTGAGGAGGCTGCCGCCGGCTGGGATTTTGTCGGCGGCGAGGGTTTGTAAGGGCTGGAGAGAGACTACCAAGAAGATATGGAGAGCGGCGGAGGTGTTGAGATTGAGAGTTCCGCCTAAGGCTCAGTTTGGATTTGTTGGTTCATTGTTGCAGAAGTGTTCTGGACTTGTGACACTCTCGCTTAGATTGGAAAGGTTAGGGTTTTTGATCGGACACGGTTTAGATCTATCGGTTTATTTGACGATCTGGTTCTGATGACTTAATGTGACAATAACTTTAATTGAACTGTTAAAAATCAACTGGATCCGGACGTTGTTGAACTATATGTGACTAAAAGTGTGTAGCTGAAGTAATTGTGATTTGATCTATGATGAACTAGAGTAACGAGGAcctgatttttttaaatccatGGTTTTTGATGGCATTAGTACTTTTAGTTGATGATTTTTGATTCCGATGAAATTTATCCGTGGTTGACTAGGTTGTTCTTCAACAACTCCCTAAATTTAGCTTGCAATTACCGACTTGCTAGCtcatgagatttttttttactgttctttttacctttttttttttatgagatttcTACGGAATTTTGGAGATCAGCCTTATTGAATACTATTAGGAAATGTAGTTGGAAGATCTGAGTGTTTTAACATATAAATTAATGTTGTAGCAGCGATTTGGATTCGATGATGTTGGCTTGCATTGCGTTCTCATGCCCTAATCTTGAAGCTCTGGAGATCACTAAGTCCCAATCATCAATAAATCGCATCACAGGGTAATTCAATACCTATGCGTCTTACTTTGTCTAGTACTGATTCTGTTttgtttatgttctttttgttGATCTGTGATTATAATTGACTATGTGAAAGTGGTGAGATGAGAAAAATAGTGACAACTTAAGTTCATAGCTGAAAGTGTGATCCAATGCCTGATGTTtggccattttctttttctttctaatataCAGTGGTGAGCTTGGTCGCTTTGTTGCCGATAAACGTTGTCTTAAGAGTCTTAAGATGGAAGGTTGTTCTAGTTTGGGGAGTTTTTCCCTCTGTTCATCAAGTCTCGGCACACTATGGCTTTCTGATCTTTGCTCCCTTTCTAAGATGGTTATACCTCTTTTCCTTGTATCTCTTACAATGGCTAGCTCTCTGGAATAGAAATTTGCTCATCCACTTACTATTTTGACAGGCTTTCAATTGCCCCAATTTAAGGGAGATTTCTTTGGAGTTTTCTCGTCATGAAAATGATAGGACTGATCTTGTTGCGATGGTTGATGGCATGGTAAGGGGCTGCCCAAGATTACAGAATGTACACATTTCATCATTCCGTCTATCACATGCTGTAGTACTAGCACTCACAGCTGGACAATTGAGGTTTGTGCTACTAGTACTATTTTAGCATTGCAATGAGCTAGTGCCGAgtaatttttcttcctttcttgaTTGTTCAGGGTAGATCCTTTGTTTTCATGAATAATACCGTGGATTgatgtttttctgtttttgcaTTGATCAGGGGATTGCGGATGCTGTCACTTGTTCTTGGAGCTGACATCACTGATGCATCTGTTGCTTCTATTGCTTCAAGCTATCCAAACTTGGAATTGCTTGATCTTAGTGGgtatgcatttttttaactaatcTCACACGCCATTGTAATCTTGAGATTAATCTAGCAAGTGCCATCAAGGGTTGATGCAAGGAGTCAATGTTAAGAATCACATGTTTGTGTGAATTAATAGAACTGTTGCTTCTATTGCTTCAAGCTATCCAAACTTGGAATTGCTTGATCTTAGTGGgtatgcatttttttaactaatcTCACACGCCATTGTAATCTTGAGATTAATCTAGCAAGTGCCATCAAGGGTTGATGCAAGGAGTCAATGTTAAGAATCACATGTTTGTGTGAATTAATAGAACTGTTGCTTCTATTGCTTCAAGCTATCCAAACTTGGAATTGCTTGATCTTAGTGGgtatgcatttttttaactaatcTCACACGCCATTGTAATCTTAAGATTAATCTAGCAAGTGCCATCAAGGGTTGATGCAAGGAGTCAATGTTAAGAATCACATGTTTGTGTGAATAATAGAACTGATCTTGCAGTGAATTGCTGAAGAATTTATTATCTCTTGCATTTAAAATGCTTACTTAAATCTCTAAAGCAAGCTTTTTGATATCAAACTATTCTGAAGCGATAATTAGTATGAAAAAGATTATCTGAATCGACCATTGATTTGGTTTTCAGGTCCAGCATCAGTGACAGTGGAATAGGAATGATCTGTAATGTATTCCCAGATACATTGTCTAGACTTCTCCTTGCCCTTTGTCCTAACATCACTTCAAGTACTTTCACATCTCTATATCTGATTTTTgtgtaatttcattttttatttaaacttttgagtATGCTGGTTCTTGGTTTCCGATCACTGATGAAGTTGCATCCTCATCTTCAGGTGGCATACAATTTGCAACAGCTGAATTGCCACTTCTTGAACTCATGGATTGTGGGATGACTATTTGTGACCCTAATTCTCAGGATTCTACATCTGAAATTGGTGATCATGAGTTATCTAAACCGCCAAACTCCAAGTTTCACCTCATTTACCAGAAGCTGATCATCAAACATAACCACCTGAAAAAGCTGAGTTTATGGGGTTGTTCCGGTTTAGATGTGAGACTCTTTAGTCATTAGCTATCAAATGTTTACACCATTATTTTCTGCATTCTTAATCTGTTCTTTATATGCAGGCTCTATATCTTAACTGCCCACAACTAGATGATCTCAATCTCAACTCTTGCAAGAATTTGCATCCAGGTGATTATTTTTCCCTTGCCTCTTAATTGATGATCTCCTTGAAACTGACTATTATCCATATATCGGATTGCAAGTTCTGCACCTAATAATGTTGAATATATGTGTGCTCCCAGAGAGATTGTTACTTCAGTGCCCCAGTTTACGTAATGTGCATGCATCAGATTGTGAGGAGTTATTAGTTGGAGCTATTCGAAGTCAGGTACACAAATTGGCTACTTCACTTTATTCTCCTATTGCATTTGAGGATTGGTTATCTGGAAGAGTGGGAACAATCCGTGTACACGGTAGATGGCTCAAGGATGGGCTAGAATTCTGATGTT is a window encoding:
- the LOC111778127 gene encoding F-box/LRR-repeat protein 17-like isoform X2; translated protein: MERFHHPQSGATTTNNSDLKRGKKRGSYNCGRCGLPKKGHVCNLTPSTTNTATTSPPTTDSSNSARCSTIDPSSHVHLRRALSFDDADDLRSGFHSDFDDIDEAEPVFDYPDIDPDSSGCLPASCLWEILRRLPPAGILSAARVCKGWRETTKKIWRAAEVLRLRVPPKAQFGFVGSLLQKCSGLVTLSLRLESDLDSMMLACIAFSCPNLEALEITKSQSSINRITGGELGRFVADKRCLKSLKMEGCSSLGSFSLCSSSLGTLWLSDLCSLSKMAFNCPNLREISLEFSRHENDRTDLVAMVDGMVRGCPRLQNVHISSFRLSHAVVLALTAGQLRGLRMLSLVLGADITDASVASIASSYPNLELLDLSGSSISDSGIGMICNVFPDTLSRLLLALCPNITSSGIQFATAELPLLELMDCGMTICDPNSQDSTSEIGDHELSKPPNSKFHLIYQKLIIKHNHLKKLSLWGCSGLDALYLNCPQLDDLNLNSCKNLHPERLLLQCPSLRNVHASDCEELLVGAIRSQLKKAASPEENLLSCKRLADGSKRIRVPPLVSSLSSDNGSKRRRVGSHHCNIHVC
- the LOC111778127 gene encoding F-box/LRR-repeat protein 17-like isoform X1, translating into MERFHHPQSGATTTNNSDLKRGKKRGSYNCGRCGLPKKGHVCNLTPSTTNTATTSPPTTDSSNSARCSTIDPSSHVHLRRALSFDDADDLRSGFHSDFDDIDEAEPVFDYPDIDPDSSGCLPASCLWEILRRLPPAGILSAARVCKGWRETTKKIWRAAEVLRLRVPPKAQFGFVGSLLQKCSGLVTLSLRLESSDLDSMMLACIAFSCPNLEALEITKSQSSINRITGGELGRFVADKRCLKSLKMEGCSSLGSFSLCSSSLGTLWLSDLCSLSKMAFNCPNLREISLEFSRHENDRTDLVAMVDGMVRGCPRLQNVHISSFRLSHAVVLALTAGQLRGLRMLSLVLGADITDASVASIASSYPNLELLDLSGSSISDSGIGMICNVFPDTLSRLLLALCPNITSSGIQFATAELPLLELMDCGMTICDPNSQDSTSEIGDHELSKPPNSKFHLIYQKLIIKHNHLKKLSLWGCSGLDALYLNCPQLDDLNLNSCKNLHPERLLLQCPSLRNVHASDCEELLVGAIRSQLKKAASPEENLLSCKRLADGSKRIRVPPLVSSLSSDNGSKRRRVGSHHCNIHVC